One Campylobacter lari DNA segment encodes these proteins:
- a CDS encoding PI-PLC domain-containing protein: protein MIFLHRQNNLESFIENYGIEIDLRYNEKLVLNHDLLEKNSLYPFFKEKIQFMKNIPIICNVKESGLEEKIIELLGDNFEYYFLDSQIPDILRLSKNGYQGKFIIRISDVESYNEKLMDISKPKYVWVDYSQFSSFNIKDYQEFIYNIKPKLGQVEPILVSPELYDLSYMKLIKPIQSILPKGFSVCTKKPDLWSMYV from the coding sequence ATGATATTTTTACATCGCCAAAATAATTTAGAATCATTTATTGAAAATTATGGCATAGAAATTGACTTGAGATATAATGAAAAATTAGTATTAAACCACGATCTACTAGAAAAAAATTCCCTGTATCCTTTTTTTAAAGAAAAAATTCAGTTTATGAAAAATATCCCTATAATTTGCAACGTGAAAGAATCGGGACTAGAAGAAAAAATTATAGAATTGCTCGGTGATAATTTTGAGTATTATTTTTTAGACTCTCAAATTCCAGACATTTTAAGATTATCAAAAAACGGATATCAAGGTAAATTTATCATCAGAATTTCAGATGTTGAATCTTATAATGAAAAACTTATGGATATTAGCAAGCCTAAATATGTATGGGTGGATTATTCACAATTTTCTAGTTTTAACATTAAAGATTATCAAGAATTTATTTATAACATCAAACCAAAATTAGGACAAGTTGAACCTATATTGGTTTCTCCTGAGTTATATGATCTATCATATATGAAGCTTATAAAACCTATTCAAAGTATTCTACCAAAAGGATTTTCTGTGTGTACTAAAAAGCCTGATTTATGGAGTATGTATGTTTAA
- a CDS encoding HAD-IA family hydrolase, with the protein MFNLRKIAKNYKLIMVDIDNTLFNYTFAHKNALEATMKQYNFTLEDYDLAKKMIAKRGLSANHHKKELYFKIICENKNIHFSKASEMFELYVSIFTRNLKVDKTMFEFLCFVKSLNKKVIAITNFYFIEQIHKLNCANLTNMIDYLVCSEEFELEKPNKALIDRALELYGKFIDEEEVVMIGDSIADNFLGGGYRINYYPYNCSKLLISISGKSGSGKTTLSNAIDEIYKSFIISTDGYHKYERHSKMWERVTHYNPEANNLIQLAMDIKHIYQDIGNKLCIPLYDHKNGVIVKSDEIEIKDLDIVIIEGLHTLYQEVIGDFVKIKIYIDSDEADKQKINRDSKERNYSHSKIIDTIQKREEDYKKYLEKQKDNANFLIIVRDGIFKIHLRDILLSDYLQKEYTGRYEDLIQTVKDIFDLILKNRWMVENDT; encoded by the coding sequence ATGTTTAATTTAAGAAAAATAGCCAAAAATTATAAACTTATTATGGTTGATATTGATAATACTTTGTTTAATTACACATTTGCACATAAAAATGCCTTAGAAGCTACAATGAAACAATATAATTTTACATTAGAAGATTATGATCTAGCAAAAAAGATGATTGCAAAGAGGGGGTTATCTGCAAATCATCATAAAAAAGAATTGTATTTTAAAATTATTTGTGAAAATAAAAATATTCATTTTTCAAAAGCTAGTGAAATGTTTGAGTTGTACGTTTCTATTTTTACAAGAAATTTAAAAGTAGATAAAACAATGTTTGAATTTTTATGTTTTGTTAAAAGTCTTAATAAAAAAGTAATAGCTATAACAAACTTTTATTTTATTGAGCAAATCCATAAACTAAATTGTGCAAATTTGACAAATATGATTGATTATTTGGTATGCTCTGAAGAATTTGAGCTTGAAAAACCAAATAAAGCGCTTATTGATAGAGCTTTAGAGCTTTATGGGAAATTTATTGATGAAGAAGAAGTTGTAATGATTGGAGATTCTATCGCTGATAATTTTCTAGGGGGGGGGTATAGGATAAATTATTATCCATATAATTGTTCAAAACTTCTGATCTCAATTTCTGGAAAAAGTGGAAGTGGAAAGACTACTTTGAGTAATGCTATTGATGAGATATATAAAAGTTTTATTATTAGTACTGATGGCTATCATAAATATGAAAGACATTCTAAGATGTGGGAGAGGGTAACACACTACAATCCAGAAGCAAATAATCTTATTCAGCTGGCCATGGATATAAAACATATCTATCAAGATATAGGGAATAAACTATGTATACCATTATATGATCATAAAAATGGAGTGATTGTTAAATCTGATGAGATTGAGATTAAAGATTTAGATATTGTGATTATAGAGGGTTTACACACTTTATATCAAGAGGTTATAGGAGATTTTGTAAAAATCAAAATATATATTGATTCAGATGAAGCAGATAAACAGAAGATAAATAGAGATAGCAAAGAAAGAAATTATAGTCATTCTAAGATTATAGATACTATACAAAAACGAGAGGAAGATTATAAAAAATATCTTGAAAAACAAAAAGACAATGCAAATTTTCTAATTATAGTTAGAGATGGTATTTTTAAAATACATCTAAGGGATATATTATTGAGTGACTACTTGCAAAAAGAATATACTGGTAGATATGAAGATTTGATTCAAACCGTAAAAGATATTTTTGATCTGATTTTGAAAAATAGATGGATGGTGGAAAATGATACATAA
- a CDS encoding class II aldolase/adducin family protein: protein MIHNNKKLDGCIKDYQVLCKIFGNILDAPSKGGNISIKNDEYFIIKASGGDLKKEHKISIFKNNVNSFSYCKDYSEDIVKPSMEIKMHMVFKNKYVAHYHPVYILPYLCAREYKFENYKVIDFILPGNDLYEALRKNYSYQEKGVVLLRNHGVVIYADQIQDIIELYNQLKSEFFEQNDFVYTPDDAVDKTNEELWLFRNVIENIAIKKQINLHPLKVSEIDKLLNLPDEQYRKKIMESES, encoded by the coding sequence ATGATACATAACAATAAAAAGCTTGATGGATGTATTAAAGACTATCAAGTGTTGTGTAAAATCTTTGGCAATATTTTAGATGCTCCATCAAAAGGTGGAAATATTTCTATAAAGAATGATGAATATTTCATTATTAAGGCTTCAGGTGGGGATTTAAAAAAAGAGCATAAAATTTCTATTTTTAAAAATAATGTCAATTCTTTTTCTTATTGCAAAGATTATTCTGAAGATATTGTAAAACCATCTATGGAAATCAAAATGCATATGGTGTTTAAAAATAAATATGTAGCACATTATCATCCTGTTTATATTTTACCTTATTTGTGTGCTAGGGAATATAAATTTGAAAATTATAAAGTTATTGATTTTATTTTGCCTGGAAATGATTTGTATGAGGCATTAAGAAAAAATTATTCTTATCAAGAAAAGGGTGTGGTGTTATTGCGAAATCACGGCGTTGTTATTTACGCAGATCAAATTCAAGATATAATAGAATTATATAATCAATTAAAAAGTGAATTTTTTGAACAAAATGATTTTGTGTATACTCCAGATGATGCAGTTGATAAGACTAATGAGGAGCTATGGTTATTTAGAAATGTAATAGAGAATATTGCTATTAAAAAACAAATTAATCTACACCCATTAAAAGTGAGTGAAATTGATAAATTGTTAAATTTACCTGATGAACAATACAGAAAAAAAATTATGGAAAGTGAGAGTTAG
- a CDS encoding sugar phosphate nucleotidyltransferase: protein MNIIIPATGIGKRFKEAGYKELKPFIKVMKDKVILDYVVECFDVQKDVFYFIVQECEKNKFEDFVLSRKINAKIIVYKGEKLGPAGSLYGVASQLQDIFDEEVIISYCDFGQEWNYKDFLQFVHENQDAQAIIPCYTGYHPHLLPLENVYAACKVYDNTYKVYEVIEKYNSKNKFEEYYSSGIYYFRALKLAIEAIKKQIEAKDMVSGEYYVSVTNNYLENVLCYPFIEKFYQFGTPKDFEYVKEKLNSQDVNNEKIKIQNTIILSAGRGERFLNLNFNQPKPFLPLGKTSIIENIIDTLKNVDTNIICVGAQDHEKYWENIKQEIRFVKPNKIGAAYSYKESCGDLSGDVLILPCDLIAKHINREFMRLQKEYEVIVFVTHASKYNVNNPHYFTWVEGKNNKIDNIFVKNRSNDANLVMIGSFYFKENSLLLEYINKIFQEDIKTNGEFYIDNVFELLIKTHKIGYIIVDNYFSFGTPDEYLENKYWYNIYKSEIRD from the coding sequence ATGAATATTATTATACCTGCAACTGGAATAGGCAAGAGATTTAAAGAAGCTGGATATAAAGAATTAAAACCTTTTATTAAAGTTATGAAAGATAAAGTTATCTTGGACTATGTAGTTGAATGCTTTGATGTTCAAAAAGATGTTTTTTATTTTATTGTCCAAGAGTGTGAGAAAAATAAATTTGAAGATTTTGTTTTATCTAGAAAAATTAATGCAAAAATTATTGTCTACAAAGGAGAAAAACTAGGACCTGCTGGAAGCTTATATGGTGTGGCATCACAGTTGCAAGATATATTTGATGAGGAAGTTATCATTAGCTATTGTGACTTTGGACAAGAATGGAACTATAAAGATTTTCTGCAATTTGTACATGAAAACCAAGATGCTCAGGCTATAATTCCTTGCTACACTGGCTATCATCCTCATTTATTGCCTTTAGAGAATGTATATGCAGCATGTAAGGTGTATGATAATACTTATAAAGTATATGAAGTTATAGAAAAATATAATTCTAAGAATAAATTTGAAGAATACTATTCTTCTGGTATTTATTATTTTAGAGCTTTAAAGTTGGCTATTGAAGCAATAAAAAAACAAATAGAAGCCAAAGATATGGTTTCTGGAGAATATTATGTGTCGGTAACTAATAATTATCTAGAAAATGTTTTGTGCTATCCTTTTATAGAGAAATTTTATCAATTTGGCACTCCAAAAGACTTTGAATATGTAAAAGAAAAACTTAATTCACAAGATGTTAATAATGAAAAAATAAAAATACAAAATACTATTATATTATCTGCTGGTAGAGGAGAAAGATTTTTAAATCTTAATTTTAACCAACCAAAACCATTTTTACCTCTTGGTAAAACAAGTATTATAGAGAATATAATTGATACCCTAAAAAATGTTGATACAAATATTATTTGCGTTGGCGCTCAAGATCATGAAAAATATTGGGAAAATATAAAACAAGAAATAAGGTTCGTAAAACCGAATAAGATTGGTGCGGCATATTCTTACAAAGAATCTTGTGGAGATTTGTCAGGTGATGTTTTAATTCTTCCGTGTGATCTGATTGCCAAGCATATTAATAGGGAATTTATGAGATTGCAAAAAGAATACGAAGTTATTGTATTTGTTACACATGCTTCTAAATATAATGTTAATAATCCGCATTATTTTACTTGGGTAGAAGGGAAAAATAATAAAATAGATAATATTTTTGTTAAAAATAGATCTAATGATGCAAATTTGGTAATGATAGGAAGTTTTTATTTTAAGGAAAATTCTTTGTTATTAGAGTATATAAATAAAATATTTCAAGAAGATATAAAAACTAATGGCGAATTCTATATAGATAATGTATTTGAATTGTTAATTAAAACGCATAAGATAGGTTATATAATCGTTGATAATTATTTCTCTTTTGGAACTCCAGATGAGTATTTGGAAAATAAATATTGGTATAATATTTATAAAAGTGAAATAAGGGATTAA
- a CDS encoding capsular polysaccharide biosynthesis protein, protein MKFYTVSKKLKENVKNFYKIALYHAYKNITKEDVFFVGWGRKKSGLKAIELAKKHNVKFLLLEDGFLRSLNLGVENSPSFSIIKDDVGIYYDATAPSKLENILNTCEFSSKELEQAKKAIELIKKEKLSKYNNNLCVPKELFGANEERVLIITQVANDASLKFGLAENFSTQYIINDAIKENPNAKIYIKIHPDVLSDKKQSDFDMQDLPSKCVVIKENYNPIELLSHFKKVYTKTSGMGFEALMLGCECVCYGMPFYAGWGLTQDKQACKRRLKKRSLEEVFYAAYILYSEYFNPYLNQKSDIFDTIHTLAKYKKIEQANSNTLYFLGFTLWKRWFMKPFFKAKNNKIIFLNSLDELYKVNLNPEDKIFIWGKKYDKALLAKDFKNAIFLVEDGFLRSVFLGSDLTRPFSLIIDNKGLYVDPSKPSDLEDILQNHIFDESLKQRAKKLISTITQNKFSKYNGLKHEKLNFNTNKKIILIPAQVEDDASMILGGAGYDTLKLLQSVRKANENAFIVFKPHPDVLSGNRKGLKDKSIILKYCDEIIENVSIDSAINASDEVHTITSTSGFDALLRGKKVVVYGKPFYAGWGLTMDLHEIPRRTRVLSLEELVAGVLILYPRYIHPKNKNLCEVELALDIMLKMQKDYFSKFYLRWFMDIRIYILRKIRRLIEFVLIR, encoded by the coding sequence ATGAAATTTTATACCGTATCTAAAAAACTAAAAGAAAATGTTAAAAATTTTTATAAAATAGCTCTATATCATGCTTATAAAAACATCACAAAGGAAGATGTTTTTTTTGTAGGTTGGGGTAGAAAAAAATCAGGCTTAAAAGCCATAGAACTAGCTAAAAAGCACAATGTAAAATTTTTACTTTTAGAAGATGGCTTTTTGCGCTCATTAAATTTAGGTGTAGAAAATAGTCCAAGTTTTTCTATCATCAAAGATGATGTGGGAATTTACTATGATGCAACTGCACCATCTAAACTTGAAAATATTTTAAACACTTGTGAGTTTAGCTCTAAAGAGCTAGAGCAAGCAAAAAAGGCCATAGAACTCATAAAAAAAGAAAAACTTAGTAAGTATAATAATAATCTTTGCGTGCCAAAAGAGCTTTTTGGTGCTAATGAAGAACGCGTATTAATCATCACTCAAGTAGCAAATGATGCTTCACTTAAATTTGGCTTGGCTGAGAATTTTTCAACTCAATATATTATAAATGATGCTATCAAAGAAAATCCAAATGCTAAAATATACATTAAAATTCATCCTGATGTATTAAGTGATAAAAAACAAAGTGATTTTGATATGCAAGATTTACCAAGTAAATGTGTAGTTATAAAAGAAAATTATAATCCCATAGAATTACTAAGTCATTTTAAAAAAGTTTATACTAAGACTTCTGGTATGGGCTTTGAAGCTTTGATGTTAGGATGTGAATGCGTGTGCTATGGTATGCCATTTTATGCAGGCTGGGGTTTAACTCAAGATAAGCAAGCGTGCAAAAGAAGACTTAAAAAAAGAAGTTTAGAAGAGGTTTTTTATGCTGCCTATATTTTATATAGTGAGTATTTTAATCCTTATTTAAATCAAAAAAGTGATATTTTTGACACTATTCATACTTTAGCAAAGTATAAAAAGATAGAACAAGCTAATTCTAATACTTTGTATTTTTTGGGTTTTACTTTGTGGAAGCGTTGGTTTATGAAGCCATTTTTTAAAGCCAAGAATAATAAAATCATTTTTTTAAACTCATTAGATGAGCTTTATAAAGTGAATTTAAATCCTGAAGATAAAATTTTCATTTGGGGTAAAAAATATGATAAAGCTTTATTGGCTAAAGATTTTAAAAATGCAATTTTCTTAGTAGAAGATGGCTTTTTACGCTCAGTTTTTTTGGGTTCAGATCTTACACGTCCTTTTTCTTTGATAATAGATAACAAAGGCTTGTATGTTGATCCAAGCAAGCCAAGTGATTTAGAAGATATTTTGCAAAATCATATTTTTGATGAAAGTTTAAAACAAAGAGCTAAAAAGCTCATCTCTACCATCACACAAAATAAATTTTCAAAGTATAATGGCTTAAAGCATGAAAAGCTAAATTTTAATACTAATAAAAAAATCATCTTAATCCCTGCTCAAGTAGAAGATGATGCTTCTATGATCTTAGGTGGTGCAGGTTATGATACTTTAAAACTTTTACAAAGTGTAAGAAAGGCCAATGAAAACGCTTTTATAGTTTTTAAACCTCATCCTGATGTTTTAAGTGGTAACCGTAAGGGTTTAAAAGATAAAAGCATTATTTTAAAATATTGTGATGAGATTATAGAAAATGTTAGTATAGATAGTGCTATAAATGCAAGTGATGAAGTACATACTATAACTTCCACAAGCGGTTTTGACGCTCTTTTGCGTGGTAAAAAAGTAGTAGTATATGGCAAGCCTTTTTATGCAGGCTGGGGGTTAACTATGGATTTACATGAAATTCCAAGACGTACAAGAGTGCTTAGTTTAGAAGAACTTGTTGCGGGGGTTTTGATCCTTTATCCAAGATACATCCATCCAAAAAATAAAAATTTATGTGAAGTTGAGCTTGCTTTAGATATAATGTTAAAAATGCAAAAAGATTATTTTTCTAAATTTTATTTGCGTTGGTTTATGGATATAAGAATTTATATATTAAGAAAAATAAGAAGATTGATAGAATTTGTTTTGATTAGATGA